A region of Pseudomonadota bacterium DNA encodes the following proteins:
- a CDS encoding YbaB/EbfC family nucleoid-associated protein yields MSKNFGQLLSQAKKIQDKLQKVQAEMGSRTVEAQSGGGMVSCVVNGKQEIISLKISDEIWEEKDKELLEDLVVASLNEGLNKSREMMQEEMEKVTGFGGGQMPFGM; encoded by the coding sequence ATGTCGAAAAACTTTGGACAATTGTTAAGTCAGGCAAAAAAGATTCAGGATAAGCTCCAGAAAGTCCAGGCGGAGATGGGGAGCAGAACTGTTGAAGCCCAATCCGGTGGCGGGATGGTCTCATGTGTGGTTAACGGGAAGCAGGAGATAATTTCCTTGAAGATTTCAGATGAGATTTGGGAAGAGAAGGACAAGGAACTCCTTGAAGATCTTGTTGTTGCTTCCTTGAATGAGGGTTTAAACAAATCAAGAGAAATGATGCAGGAAGAAATGGAAAAGGTCACCGGTTTTGGCGGCGGCCAGATGCCTTTTGGGATGTAA
- the recR gene encoding recombination mediator RecR: protein MFYPEPIERLIENLSRLPGIGKKTATRLSFFLLNSKESYISELSKSLLDVKSKIKLCSVCFNITDVDPCPICCDERRDRCTVCVVEEASHMMVIESSNPGHYRYHILHGVINPIEGIGPDEVRIKELKERIIREGITEVIIATNPNMEGNTTAHYIGEILKSLDIKITRIASGIPIGGDIVYIDPLTIKSSIDNRKNL, encoded by the coding sequence ATGTTTTATCCCGAACCTATTGAGAGGCTTATAGAAAATCTTTCCAGGCTGCCCGGGATCGGCAAAAAGACGGCAACGAGGCTATCTTTTTTTCTGTTAAACTCAAAGGAAAGTTATATATCCGAACTCTCTAAAAGCCTTCTGGATGTAAAGAGCAAGATAAAATTATGTAGTGTATGCTTCAATATTACGGATGTTGACCCATGTCCTATATGCTGCGACGAAAGAAGGGACAGATGTACCGTATGTGTAGTGGAAGAGGCATCCCACATGATGGTTATAGAGTCGTCAAACCCCGGTCATTACCGGTATCATATCCTTCACGGCGTAATTAATCCGATTGAAGGGATAGGCCCCGATGAGGTGAGGATCAAGGAACTGAAAGAAAGGATTATCAGGGAAGGAATTACGGAAGTAATCATAGCAACAAACCCGAACATGGAAGGGAATACGACAGCCCATTATATCGGTGAGATTCTGAAATCACTGGATATAAAAATTACAAGGATAGCATCAGGCATACCCATAGGCGGCGATATAGTATACATTGACCCGCTTACCATCAAAAGTTCGATAGATAATAGAAAGAACCTGTAG